The sequence TTCTTCTTcaataacaatttatttatctatCATGAATCTCATGGAAAAAAACTACTacgtaataaataaaaaggggtcAGCTTGCTATGAAAAATGCAAGTGATAACTAATTTCTCCAATGCATATATATCTGTAGAAGTTGAATGAAATTCATTGAGTGGAAAATAACAAATGGCAAAGTTCATGGCATTGCTTATGATCATGGCTTTATCTTATTTTACAGCTATAGCAAATTCACAGGTGAAGAACATTTTCTTACTAGCTGGACAGAGCAACATGTCCGGCCTAGGAGGCGTCGTTAATAACACATAGGATGGTATCGTTCCGCCAGAGTGTAGCCCAAATCCGGCCATCCTCAAACTTGATGCCAAACTTCAATGGGTGGAGGCAACTGAACCTTTACATGCACATATCGACGCGAATGTTACTTGTGGGATTGGTCCAGGTATGTAGAGGCGGATTTAAATAGATTAGACTCGCTCTGGACATGCTAACTATAAATTCTAGATTCGTCTTTGCAGGTATGCCCTTTGCAAATTCTTTGTTGAATAAAACTTCGTTTCTTGGGGAAATAGGGTTGGTACCATGCGCCATGGCTGGGAACAGAATCAGTCAATGGCAAAAGGGGACTTTCCTTTACAATCAGTTGGTGATGAGAGCCAAGGCTGTTGCAGTGCAAGAATGTGGGGTAACTAGAGCTATGCTTTGGTATCAAGGGGAGAGTGACGCAACATTACTGAGTAATGCAAATGCTTATAAAGGAAAAATGCAGCAATTTTTCACAGACTTGAGAAGTGATGTTGGGATACCAGATCTTTTGATTATCCAGGTAAACTTTAATTCggtactccctccatttcaataATTTGTTTTTCTGGTTTTGATTTGatagagtttaagaaaaaaaataatgaagacttCTGAGTCTTGCGGTATCAAACTAAAGATATGTAGAATGTAccaaatggtgtgctatagcacaacattttttgggtgatccggattccgacgtcaaaaatgccaaatttNNNNNNNNNNNNNNNNNNNNNNNNNNNNNNNNNNNNNNNNNNNNNNNNNNNNNNNNNNNNNNNNNNNNNNNNNNNNNNNNNNNNNNNNNNNNNNNNNNNNNNNNNNNNNNNNNNNNNNNNNNNNNNNNNNNNNNNNNNNNNNNNNNNNNNNNNNNNNNNNNNNNNNNNNNNNNNNNNNNNNNNNNNNNNNNNNNNNNNNNNNNNNNNNNNNNNNNNNNNNNNNNNNNNNNNNNNNNNNNNNNNNNNNNNNNNNNNNNNNNNNNNNNNNNNNNNNNNNNNNNNNNNNNNNNNNNNNNNNNNNNNNNNNNNNNNNNNNNNNNNNNNNNNNNNNNNNNNNNNNNNNNNNNNNNNNNNNNNNNNNNNNNNNNNNNNNNNNNNNNNNNNNNNNNNNNNNNNNNNNNNNNNNNNNNNNNNNNNNNNNNNNNNNNNNNNNNNNNNNNNNNNNNNNNNNNNNNNNNNNNNNNNNNNNNNNNNNNNNNNNNNNNNNNNNNNNNNNNNNNNNNNNNNNNNNNNNNNNNNNNNNNNNNNNNNNNNNNNNNNNNNNNNNNNNNNNNNNNNNNNNNNNNNNNNNNNNNNNNNNNNNNNNNNNNNNNNNNNNNNNNNNNNNNNNNNNNNNNNNNNNNNNNNNNNNNNNNNNNNNNNNNNNNNNNNNNNNNNNNNNNNNNNNNNNNNNNNNNNNNNNNNNNNNNNNNNNNNNNNNNNNNNNNNNNNNNNNNNNNNNNNNNNNNNNNNNNNNNNNNNNNNNNNNNNNNNNNNNNNNNNNNNNNNNNNNNNNNNNNNNNNNNNNNNNNNNNNNNNNNNNNNNNNNNNNNNNNNNNNNNNNNNNNNNNNNNNNNNNNNNNNNNNNNNNNNNNNNNNNNNNNNNNNNNNNNNNNNNNNNNNNNNNNNNNNNNNNNNNNNNNNNNNNNNNNNNNNNNNNNNNNNNNNNNNNNNNNNNNNNNNNNNNNNNNNNNNNNNNNNNNNNNNNNNNNNNNNNNNNNNNNNNNNNNNNNNNNNNNNNNNNNNNNNNNNNNNNNNNNNNNNNNNNNNNNNNNNNNNNNNNNNNNNNNNNNNNNNNNNNNNNNNNNNNNNNNNNNNNNNNNNNNNNNNNNNNNNNNNNNNNNNNNNNNNNNNNNNNNNNNNNNNNNNNNNNNNNNNNNNNNNNNNNNNNNNNNNNNNNNNNNNNNNNNNNNNNNNNNNNNNNNNNNNNNNNNNNNNNNNNNNNNNNNNNNNNNNNNNNNNNNNNNNNNNNNNNNNNNNNNNNNNNNNNNNNNNNNNNNNNNNNNNNNNNNNNNNNNNNNNNNNNNNNNNNNNNNNNNNNNNNNNNNNNNNNNNNNNNNNNNNNNNNNNNNNNNNNNNNNNNNNNNNNNNNNNNNNNNNNNNNNNNNNNNNNNNNNNNNNNNNNNNNNNNNNNNNNNNNNNNNNNNNNNNNNNNNNNNNNNNNNNNNNNNNNNNNNNNNNNNNNNNNNNNNNNNNNNNNNNNNNNNNNNNNNNNNNNNNNNNNNNNNNNNNNNNNNNNNNNNNNNNNNNNNNNNNNNNNNNNNNNNNNNNNNNNNNNNNNNNNNNNNNNNNNNNNNNNNNNNNNNNNNNNNNNNNNNNNNNNNNNNNNNNNNNNNNNNNNNNNNNNNNNNNNNNNNNNNNNNNNNNNNNNNNNNNNNNNNNNNNNNNNNNNNNNNNNNNNNNNNNNNNNNNNNNNNNNNNNNNNNNNNNNNNNNNNNNNNNNNNNNNNNNNNNNNNNNNNNNNNNNNNNNNNNNNNNNNNNNNNNNNNNNNNNNNNNNNNNNNNNNNNNNNNNNNNNNNNNNNNNNNNNNNNNNNNNNNNNNNNNNNNNNNNNNNNNNNNNNNNNNNNNNNNNNNNNNNNNNNNNNNNNNNNNNNNNNNNNNNNNNNNNNNNNNNNNNNNNNNNNNNNNNNNNNNNNNNNNNNNNNNNNNNNNNNNNNNNNNNNNNNNNNNNNNNNNNNNNNNNNNNNNNNNNNNNNNNNNNNNNNNNNNNNNNNNNNNNNNNNNNNNNNNNNNNNNNNNNNNNNNNNNNNNNNNNNNNNNNNNNNNNNNNNNNNNNNNNNNNNNNNNNNNNNNNNNNNNNNNNNNNNNNNNNNNNNNNNNNNNNNNNNNNNNNNNNNNNNNNNNNNNNNNNNNNNNNNNNNNNNNNNNNNNNNNNNNNNNNNNNNNNNNNNNNNNNNNNNNNNNNNNNNNNNNNNNNNNNNNNNNNNNNNNNNNNNNNNNNNNNNNNNNNNNNNNNNNNNNNNNNNNNNNNNNNNNNNNNNNNNNNNNNNNNNNNNNNNNNNNNNNNNNNNNNNNNNNNNNNNNNNNNNNNNNNNNNNNNNNNNNNNNNNNNNNNNNNNNNNNNNNNNNNNNNNNNNNNNNNNNNNNNNNNNNNNNNNNNNNNNNNNNNNNNNNNNNNNNNNNNNNNNNNNNNNNNNNNNNNNNNNNNNNNNNNNNNNNNNNNNNNNNNNNNNNNNNNNNNNNNNNNNNNNNNNNNNNNNNNNNNNNNNNNNNNNNNNNNNNNNNNNNNNNNNNNNNNNNNNNNNNNNNNNNNNNNNNNNNNNNNNNNNNNNNNNNNNNNNNNNNNNNNNNNNNNNNNNNNNNNNNNNNNNNNNNNNNNNNNNNNNNNNNNNNNNNNNNNNNNNNNNNNNNNNNNNNNNNNNNNNNNNNNNNNNNNNNNNNNNNNNNNNNNNNNNNNNNNNNNNNNNNNNNNNNNNNNNNNNNNNNNNNNNNNNNNNNNNNNNNNNNNNNNNNNNNNNNNNNNNNNNNNNNNNNNNNNNNNNNNNNNNNNNNNNNNNNNNNNNNNNNNNNNNNNNNNNNNNNNNNNNNNNNNNNNNNNNNNNNNNNNNNNNNNNNNNNNNNNNNNNNNNNNNNNNNNNNNNNNNNNNNNNNNNNNNNNNNNNNNNNNNNNNNNNNNNNNNNNNNNNNNNNNNNNNNNNNNNNNNNNNNNNNNNNNNNNNNNNNNNNNNNNNNNNNNNNNNNNNNNNNNNNNNNNNNNNNNNNNNNNNNNNNNNNNNNNNNNNNNNNNNNNNNNNNNNNNNNNNNNNNNNNNNNNNNNNNNNNNNNNNNNNNNNNNNNNNNNNNNNNNNNNNNNNNNNNNNNNNNNNNNNNNNNNNNNNNNNNNNNNNNNNNNNNNNNNNNNNNNNNNNNNNNNNNNNNNNNNNNNNNNNNNNNNNNNNNNNNNNNNNNNNNNNNNNNNNNNNNNNNNNNNNNNNNNNNNNNNNNNNNNNNNNNNNNNNNNNNNNNNNNNNNNNNNNNNNNNNNNNNNNNNNNNNNNNNNNNNNNNNNNNNNNNNNNNNNNNNNNNNNNNNNNNNNNNNNNNNNNNNNNNNNNNNNNNNNNNNNNNNNNNNNNNNNNNNNNNNNNNNNNNNNNNNNNNNNNNNNNNNNNNNNNNNNNNNNNNNNNNNNNNNNNNNNNNNNNNNNNNNNNNNNNNNNNNNNNNNNNNNNNNNNNNNNNNNNNNNNNNNNNNNNNNNNNNNNNNNNNNNNNNNNNNNNNNNNNNN comes from Solanum pennellii chromosome 1, SPENNV200 and encodes:
- the LOC107024928 gene encoding probable carbohydrate esterase At4g34215, which encodes MAKFMALLMIMALSYFTAIANSQDGIVPPECSPNPAILKLDAKLQWVEATEPLHAHIDANVTCGIGPGMPFANSLLNKTSFLGEIGLVPCAMAGNRISQWQKGTFLYNQLVMRAKAVAVQECGVTRAMLWYQGESDATLLSNANAYKGKMQQFFTDLRSDVGIPDLLIIQVNFNSVLPPFQ